In Lentibacillus amyloliquefaciens, one DNA window encodes the following:
- a CDS encoding galactitol-1-phosphate 5-dehydrogenase: MRSLNLYGEQDIRFEESRDPVIESGDDVIIKVKSVGICGSDISRYKKLGPYVEGMTFGHEFSGEVTAVGDNAIGFKKGDCVTGCPAFYCGKCESCQKGELARCENLHVIGAWRPGSYAEYVKLPAENVIHLPDNVDYDTAAMVEPSSVVAHGFYKTSIQPGAEVAIMGCGSIGLLAVQWAKIFGAKKVYAIDIDNTKLEVAGEVGADVLINSMEKPPHEQIAEHTDGKGVDLAVESAGSPITSAQVFALPKKGGEVVFMGIPYADINIERFYFERIVRNELRVLGSWNAISSPFPGKEWTSSVHYMSTGQINVQPMISHRLKLEEGPETFDNLINRKGNYVKVLFHPEEG; the protein is encoded by the coding sequence ATGAGATCCCTTAATCTATACGGTGAACAGGATATCCGTTTTGAAGAATCACGAGACCCCGTCATTGAAAGCGGGGATGATGTCATCATTAAAGTAAAATCGGTCGGCATTTGCGGATCAGATATTTCACGCTATAAAAAGCTGGGACCGTATGTGGAAGGCATGACGTTCGGCCATGAATTTTCAGGCGAAGTGACAGCGGTTGGCGACAATGCAATTGGCTTTAAGAAAGGCGATTGTGTCACAGGCTGTCCGGCATTTTATTGCGGCAAATGTGAAAGCTGTCAGAAAGGTGAGCTTGCCCGCTGTGAAAATCTCCATGTCATTGGTGCATGGCGCCCGGGTTCTTATGCGGAGTATGTCAAGCTTCCGGCTGAAAATGTGATTCATCTTCCTGATAATGTGGATTATGACACTGCTGCAATGGTTGAACCATCATCAGTTGTTGCCCACGGATTTTACAAAACAAGTATCCAGCCTGGAGCAGAGGTAGCCATTATGGGCTGTGGCAGCATTGGTCTGCTTGCTGTACAATGGGCCAAAATCTTCGGTGCCAAAAAAGTGTATGCGATTGATATTGATAACACGAAACTGGAAGTCGCCGGAGAAGTCGGTGCTGATGTTCTGATCAACTCCATGGAAAAACCGCCACACGAGCAGATTGCGGAACACACTGACGGCAAGGGTGTTGACTTGGCAGTCGAATCGGCAGGATCACCGATTACGTCCGCGCAAGTGTTTGCTTTGCCGAAAAAAGGCGGAGAAGTTGTCTTTATGGGTATCCCTTATGCGGATATCAATATCGAGCGTTTCTATTTTGAGCGGATTGTCCGGAATGAACTCCGAGTGCTTGGCTCCTGGAATGCCATATCCTCGCCGTTCCCCGGAAAAGAATGGACATCCTCTGTCCACTATATGAGCACAGGCCAGATCAATGTCCAACCGATGATTTCCCATCGATTGAAATTGGAAGAGGGTCCTGAAACCTTTGATAACCTAATTAATCGCAAAGGGAATTATGTGAAAGTGTTGTTTCATCCGGAAGAGGGTTAG
- a CDS encoding sugar-binding transcriptional regulator, with translation MLSWEERRLMVKVAKLYYFEGWTQAQIAAKNNVSRPVISKLLNNAKKEGLVEIYIKDETVHTVDLEQKLEKMYDLDEVIVVSTAGYDPVMVKRQLGKTAAAYVGKKLQNVKSVGISWGTTLLSLVEEYPYERRDDIQIVPIVGGMGTKDVHIHSNQLAFHLAQKMNTSCSYLYAPAMVESDDLKERLVNSKDIAHVLDKARNVDMALVSIGTPYKSSTMKSIGYLDDDDINSLSKAGAVGDISSRFFDAAGEEIDHPLNNQVIGLNLEEIKNIPQVIGVVEGSYKLDSIEAALRGGYLDILIIDDQTAQALIQ, from the coding sequence ATGTTAAGTTGGGAAGAACGCCGCCTAATGGTGAAAGTAGCTAAATTGTATTATTTTGAGGGGTGGACACAGGCGCAGATTGCTGCAAAGAATAATGTCTCAAGGCCTGTGATATCAAAACTCTTGAACAATGCCAAAAAAGAAGGTCTGGTGGAGATTTACATAAAAGATGAAACGGTTCATACCGTTGATCTTGAGCAAAAACTCGAGAAGATGTATGACCTCGATGAAGTGATTGTTGTCTCAACTGCCGGTTATGATCCAGTGATGGTGAAGCGGCAGCTCGGTAAAACGGCTGCGGCTTATGTGGGGAAAAAATTGCAAAACGTGAAAAGTGTCGGGATTTCCTGGGGGACAACACTTTTATCCCTCGTTGAAGAATATCCGTATGAACGACGGGATGATATTCAAATAGTTCCGATTGTGGGCGGAATGGGGACGAAGGATGTTCATATTCATTCAAATCAGCTTGCGTTTCATCTCGCCCAGAAGATGAACACGTCCTGTTCCTACCTTTATGCGCCGGCTATGGTTGAATCGGATGATTTAAAAGAAAGGCTCGTCAATTCCAAGGATATCGCCCACGTTCTTGATAAAGCGCGTAATGTGGATATGGCGTTAGTCAGTATTGGGACACCTTATAAAAGTTCTACCATGAAATCGATCGGCTATTTGGACGATGATGATATTAATTCGTTGAGCAAGGCAGGTGCTGTGGGTGATATCAGTTCACGGTTTTTTGACGCAGCCGGGGAGGAAATAGATCATCCCTTGAACAATCAAGTTATTGGGCTCAACTTAGAAGAAATCAAAAACATCCCGCAAGTCATCGGGGTTGTCGAAGGGTCGTACAAGCTGGATAGTATTGAAGCAGCTTTACGGGGCGGTTACCTGGATATACTCATTATTGATGATCAAACGGCTCAGGCTTTGATCCAATAA
- a CDS encoding glycerol-3-phosphate dehydrogenase/oxidase, protein MALIERKDFASGTSSRSGKLIHGGLKYLQKLDFPVVRETGQERAIVYNNARHLVYPINMNFPIVKKESYNLATLKAGLTVYDRLAGVEKPERHKLYTKRQTLKREPLFNPKTVKGSGIYVEYRTDDSRLTMEAAKTAAEKGASILNYAEMTDVLKDENNRIKGVVARDRIGEQSFTIQATHVVNAAGPWVDKVREKDRPVTGKYMVLAKGIHIVFDYDKLPVASSTYFQHKGRMIAVIPRGDKTFVGSTESLYHDNMDDIHVKRAEADYLLDCLHAIFPSLDLGVDDVTSSWAGVRPLIGKDGDKPSELSRHDEIFESDSGLITIAGGKLTGYRKMAERVMQYIEKREKQKPTPSNTDRVKFSGGNFTSKKDMTALIDQLHEQYSHLRLTKEIIQAYVTRYGSNTEKILKIIKDFDDLYNDDEQRNVAAEARYAVEYEMAASLADFYDRRTSYLLFDLDKVRRTMETAADEMQSALEWDFETRQKQVGNMEYLIEKALTFQQE, encoded by the coding sequence ACGAGCAGCCGCTCCGGCAAGCTCATTCACGGCGGGCTTAAATATCTTCAAAAACTAGATTTCCCTGTGGTGCGAGAAACGGGTCAAGAACGGGCAATTGTTTATAACAATGCACGTCACCTTGTCTACCCGATTAACATGAATTTTCCAATTGTCAAAAAAGAATCCTACAACTTAGCGACATTAAAAGCTGGCCTCACGGTTTATGACCGGCTCGCAGGCGTCGAAAAACCCGAACGCCACAAACTATACACAAAACGGCAAACATTAAAGCGGGAGCCATTATTTAACCCAAAAACAGTCAAAGGAAGCGGCATCTATGTTGAATACCGGACAGATGACAGCCGGCTGACGATGGAAGCAGCCAAAACTGCTGCTGAAAAAGGCGCTTCGATTCTGAATTATGCAGAAATGACCGATGTATTAAAAGATGAAAACAACCGGATCAAAGGTGTCGTTGCTCGCGATCGGATCGGCGAACAATCATTCACAATCCAGGCGACACACGTCGTCAACGCAGCTGGGCCATGGGTTGATAAAGTACGCGAAAAAGACCGGCCTGTCACCGGAAAATATATGGTGCTCGCCAAAGGGATTCATATTGTTTTCGATTATGACAAGCTGCCTGTCGCCTCATCCACTTACTTTCAGCATAAAGGGCGCATGATTGCTGTCATTCCAAGAGGTGACAAGACGTTCGTCGGTTCAACGGAATCACTCTATCATGACAATATGGATGATATTCATGTCAAACGTGCAGAAGCAGACTATTTGCTAGACTGTTTGCATGCCATTTTCCCATCGCTGGACTTGGGCGTCGATGATGTCACATCAAGCTGGGCAGGTGTCAGACCATTGATTGGCAAAGACGGGGATAAACCATCCGAGCTATCACGGCATGATGAGATTTTTGAATCCGACAGCGGTTTAATTACGATTGCCGGGGGCAAACTTACCGGCTATCGCAAAATGGCTGAGCGCGTCATGCAATACATTGAGAAGCGCGAGAAACAAAAACCAACGCCTTCAAATACTGACCGTGTGAAATTTTCGGGCGGCAATTTCACATCCAAAAAAGACATGACAGCACTGATTGATCAACTGCATGAACAATACAGTCACTTGCGACTGACCAAAGAAATCATTCAAGCGTATGTAACACGGTATGGAAGCAATACAGAAAAAATTTTAAAAATAATTAAAGATTTCGATGACCTGTACAACGATGATGAACAGCGCAATGTAGCTGCCGAGGCACGATACGCTGTTGAATATGAAATGGCTGCATCACTTGCTGATTTTTATGACCGGCGCACAAGCTATCTATTATTCGACCTTGATAAAGTAAGGCGGACAATGGAAACGGCAGCCGATGAAATGCAGTCAGCGCTCGAATGGGACTTTGAAACAAGGCAAAAGCAGGTGGGCAATATGGAATATCTCATTGAGAAAGCATTAACATTTCAGCAGGAATAA
- a CDS encoding zinc-dependent alcohol dehydrogenase, whose amino-acid sequence MQAIALTGKQQLELQKRDVPAINQDEILLKVHAIGVCGSDLRVYNHGDDRIDYPRVIGHEIAGEVVETGERVTRFKPGDRVTLGAHIPCGECIYCQQNEGHHCIKGHSMGYQADGGFAEYVVLPKKFVQNGSIQKIADATSYELASLSEPFSCVLSGLDEVGTKPGETVVVYGAGAIGCMYIAALKRMGAAKVIAVQRSKTRQQKAKEAGADLVIDPSAENTTEKVKAATDRLGADTVIVTAPSADAQRESLEVARTTGKVLLFAGIKPVTENPINTNHFIYKQLKVVGTHGAPRYLHMEAVKWIDEGLLDFSSFITHTFTLEDTEKAFQTALSKEGLKCVVKPGERDRKLV is encoded by the coding sequence ATGCAAGCAATCGCCCTGACCGGCAAACAGCAATTGGAACTACAAAAACGTGACGTTCCGGCTATTAATCAGGATGAAATCTTATTAAAAGTGCATGCCATCGGTGTGTGTGGCTCAGATTTGAGAGTTTACAACCATGGCGATGACCGGATTGATTACCCGCGTGTTATTGGGCATGAGATTGCCGGAGAAGTCGTGGAAACAGGTGAGCGGGTGACGCGTTTTAAGCCCGGTGACAGAGTAACACTCGGTGCGCATATCCCGTGCGGCGAATGTATTTATTGCCAGCAGAACGAAGGCCATCACTGTATCAAAGGCCATTCAATGGGTTATCAGGCAGACGGCGGTTTTGCAGAATACGTCGTGCTTCCAAAAAAATTCGTGCAGAACGGATCAATTCAAAAAATTGCTGATGCAACGTCATACGAGCTTGCCAGTTTATCTGAACCTTTTTCCTGTGTGCTCAGCGGGTTGGATGAAGTGGGCACCAAGCCTGGTGAAACAGTGGTCGTCTACGGAGCAGGCGCTATCGGCTGCATGTACATCGCTGCTTTAAAACGAATGGGAGCCGCCAAAGTCATCGCTGTCCAGCGTTCTAAAACCCGGCAGCAAAAAGCGAAAGAAGCCGGGGCTGACTTGGTGATTGACCCATCGGCTGAAAATACCACAGAAAAAGTAAAAGCGGCAACAGACAGACTCGGAGCTGATACCGTTATCGTCACCGCCCCGTCTGCGGATGCACAGCGCGAATCGCTGGAAGTCGCACGCACTACCGGTAAAGTGTTATTGTTCGCCGGGATTAAACCGGTGACTGAAAATCCAATTAACACCAACCATTTTATATATAAACAATTGAAAGTGGTCGGAACGCACGGTGCACCGCGGTATCTTCACATGGAAGCTGTGAAATGGATTGACGAAGGTCTGCTTGACTTTTCATCATTTATAACGCATACATTTACATTAGAGGATACGGAAAAAGCATTCCAAACGGCACTCAGCAAAGAAGGACTGAAATGTGTCGTGAAGCCAGGCGAGCGAGATCGAAAGCTTGTTTAA